A genome region from Alicyclobacillus acidocaldarius subsp. acidocaldarius DSM 446 includes the following:
- a CDS encoding PaaI family thioesterase: MYPGGNAETATDASVRTFADFIGAKLVRADEDEVVAELAIEPHHWNLARIVHGGVYMSLLDSAMGLLVSLHYPNRPVVTTNLNIHFTEPASEGTLVCKAKFIHRARSTMTVEGRVYLGEERLCAHATGSFRVLKLPS, from the coding sequence ATGTATCCAGGGGGAAATGCAGAAACGGCGACGGACGCGAGCGTCCGCACGTTCGCCGATTTCATTGGGGCGAAACTGGTGAGAGCGGATGAAGACGAAGTGGTGGCCGAGCTCGCCATCGAGCCGCATCACTGGAATCTGGCGCGCATCGTGCACGGAGGCGTGTACATGTCGCTGCTCGATTCGGCGATGGGGCTCCTCGTCAGCCTCCACTATCCGAATCGCCCCGTGGTGACGACGAACCTCAACATTCACTTCACAGAGCCTGCGAGCGAAGGCACGCTCGTCTGCAAGGCGAAGTTCATTCATCGCGCCCGAAGCACCATGACCGTGGAGGGGCGCGTGTATCTTGGAGAGGAGAGGCTGTGCGCCCACGCCACAGGCTCGTTCCGAGTCCTGAAGTTGCCCTCGTGA
- a CDS encoding ribonucleoside-diphosphate reductase subunit alpha has protein sequence MERTGQGELRSGRASHALEEWRDRVKTFTVEKRDGRIEPLSLDKIFAFLKRGCEAAEGCDPERLAADVWPQLRDGMRTSEIARVAIQAAVEKTSVAEPGWQFVAARLLLFDAYKQASRNRGYRHLGYGDFYQLIVELERIGRYGTYIRQHYSEDEIAELAAYIKPERDYLFNYVGLKQLLDRYAIRNLDNGIMELPQELFMGVSMHLAMKEKDKVAWAKRFYDMLSTLQATVATPTLSNARKPFHQLSSCFIDMPEDDLVSIYATDEAFARVSKFGGGMGIYVGKIRARGSAIRNHPGASGGVVPWIRNFNNTAVSCNQLGMRAGAAAVYLDVWHKDILDFLQLRTNNGDERMKAHDIFPGVCIPDLFMRRVEERGMWYLFCPYEVRKVMGFSLEDSWGEEFERRYEACVENPNLPRVEIPAIEIMKRIMQSAFETGTPFIFFRDTANRLNPNKHAGMVYCSNLCTEIIQNMSPSRRIEETEEGGIITMKTEAGDFVVCNLSSLNLGRCRDLDSIREIVRRQIRAMDNVIDLNHYPVPQAAVTNRKYRAVGLGVSGYHQYLAEKGIPWESEAHVKHADELFEWINFFAIEASMELAREKGPYPLFEGSDWQTGRYFDLRGYRTRPGGPDWDGLRREVAEHGVRNAYLVAIAPTSSTSLIAGSTAGIDPVYARFFLEEKKNGVVPQTAPNLNDKTFWYYKEAHTIDQRWSIEACAARQRHVDQSQSFNLYITPGISARQFLDLYLLAWKRGLKTVYYVRSKSVEVEDCVACSS, from the coding sequence ATGGAACGGACGGGTCAAGGTGAGCTGCGTTCAGGGCGAGCGAGCCATGCGCTGGAGGAGTGGCGCGATCGCGTCAAGACCTTCACGGTGGAAAAGCGGGACGGACGGATTGAGCCGCTGTCCTTAGACAAAATCTTCGCATTTTTGAAGCGCGGCTGCGAAGCGGCCGAGGGGTGCGATCCGGAGCGCCTGGCGGCGGACGTGTGGCCACAGCTCCGGGACGGGATGCGGACGTCGGAAATTGCGCGCGTCGCGATTCAAGCGGCGGTGGAAAAGACAAGCGTCGCCGAACCCGGCTGGCAGTTTGTCGCGGCTCGATTGTTGCTTTTCGACGCATACAAGCAGGCGTCGCGCAACCGAGGTTATCGTCACCTGGGTTACGGGGACTTTTATCAGCTGATCGTCGAGCTGGAGCGAATCGGGCGGTACGGCACGTACATACGGCAGCACTACAGCGAGGACGAGATCGCCGAGTTGGCCGCCTACATCAAGCCGGAGCGAGATTACCTGTTTAACTACGTGGGTCTGAAGCAACTGCTGGATCGCTACGCGATTCGCAACCTGGACAACGGAATCATGGAGCTGCCGCAGGAGCTGTTCATGGGCGTGTCCATGCACCTCGCCATGAAGGAGAAGGACAAGGTCGCCTGGGCGAAGCGGTTCTACGACATGTTGTCCACGCTTCAGGCCACAGTGGCCACGCCCACGCTCAGCAACGCGCGAAAACCGTTCCATCAACTGAGCTCTTGCTTCATCGACATGCCCGAGGACGATCTCGTCAGCATCTACGCCACGGACGAGGCCTTTGCGCGCGTCTCGAAGTTCGGCGGCGGCATGGGAATCTACGTGGGCAAGATTCGGGCCCGCGGATCGGCCATCCGGAATCATCCGGGGGCGTCGGGCGGCGTGGTGCCTTGGATCCGCAACTTCAACAACACGGCCGTGAGCTGCAACCAGCTCGGCATGCGCGCTGGCGCGGCCGCCGTCTACCTCGACGTCTGGCACAAGGACATCCTGGACTTCCTGCAGCTGCGCACGAACAACGGCGACGAGCGGATGAAGGCGCACGACATCTTCCCGGGCGTGTGCATCCCGGATCTCTTCATGCGGCGCGTGGAGGAGCGCGGCATGTGGTACCTGTTCTGCCCGTACGAGGTCCGCAAGGTCATGGGCTTCTCCCTGGAAGACAGCTGGGGCGAGGAATTTGAGCGGCGGTATGAGGCGTGCGTGGAGAATCCAAATCTGCCGCGCGTGGAGATCCCGGCCATCGAAATCATGAAGCGGATCATGCAGTCCGCGTTCGAGACGGGAACGCCGTTCATCTTCTTCCGCGACACGGCCAATCGCCTCAATCCGAACAAGCACGCGGGCATGGTCTACTGTAGCAATTTGTGCACGGAGATCATTCAAAACATGAGCCCGTCGCGCCGGATCGAAGAGACGGAAGAGGGCGGGATCATCACGATGAAGACGGAAGCTGGCGATTTCGTCGTCTGCAACCTGTCCTCGCTGAACCTGGGGCGGTGCCGGGATCTCGACAGCATCCGCGAGATCGTGCGCCGGCAGATTCGCGCCATGGACAACGTGATCGATCTGAACCATTACCCCGTGCCGCAGGCGGCCGTCACGAACCGCAAGTACCGGGCGGTGGGCCTCGGGGTGAGCGGTTATCACCAATATCTCGCGGAGAAGGGCATCCCGTGGGAATCGGAGGCCCACGTGAAGCACGCCGACGAGCTGTTCGAGTGGATCAACTTCTTCGCCATCGAGGCGTCCATGGAGCTGGCGCGCGAAAAAGGACCGTACCCGCTGTTCGAGGGCTCCGATTGGCAAACCGGGCGGTACTTCGACCTGCGCGGGTACCGGACGCGCCCGGGCGGACCGGACTGGGATGGCCTGCGCCGCGAGGTCGCCGAGCACGGCGTGCGCAACGCGTATCTTGTGGCCATCGCGCCGACCAGCAGCACGAGCCTGATTGCGGGCAGCACGGCGGGCATCGACCCGGTGTACGCGCGGTTTTTCCTCGAGGAGAAGAAAAACGGCGTCGTACCGCAGACCGCGCCCAATCTGAACGACAAGACGTTCTGGTACTACAAGGAAGCTCACACCATCGATCAGCGCTGGAGCATTGAAGCGTGCGCGGCGCGGCAGCGGCACGTGGACCAGAGCCAATCGTTCAATCTGTACATCACGCCGGGCATCAGCGCGCGGCAATTCCTCGACCTATACCTGTTGGCCTGGAAGCGGGGACTGAAGACTGTGTATTACGTCCGCAGCAAGTCGGTCGAAGTCGAGGATTGCGTCGCATGTTCGTCTTGA
- a CDS encoding ribonucleotide-diphosphate reductase subunit beta, with the protein MQLKRTRLFNAEGDRDWGKRRIIGGNTTNMIELNNIKYEWAYKLYRAMMNNFWIPEEIPLADDARQYDLLSDDERRSYNKVLSFLIFMDSLLTHNLPNINEYITAPEVNLCLTVHAFQEAVHSQSYGYVLDSVVNPATRDQIYNEWRNDDHLLRRNQFITDLFEEFIENPTDRNLMKTIVANYILEGVYFYAGFGFFFVLGRQGKMLGTVSEIKFIQRDELTHLAIFRNLYHEIIRENPGIVTPDMEEEFVEMMRTAVQHEIAWGQYVTQGKIVGLTDALIDAYIKYLANLRLQSLNLPILYPEIKEHPMPWMDSFAAINSHKTDFFEQRVTNYTKAGNLNWDDL; encoded by the coding sequence ATGCAATTGAAACGGACGAGGCTGTTTAACGCAGAGGGCGATCGCGACTGGGGCAAGCGGCGAATCATCGGCGGGAACACCACCAACATGATCGAGCTCAACAACATCAAGTATGAGTGGGCCTATAAGCTCTATCGGGCCATGATGAATAATTTCTGGATTCCGGAAGAAATCCCGCTTGCTGATGACGCTCGCCAATACGATTTGTTGAGCGACGACGAACGAAGAAGTTACAACAAGGTCCTGTCCTTTCTCATCTTCATGGACAGCCTGTTGACGCACAATCTGCCCAATATCAACGAGTACATCACCGCGCCCGAGGTCAACCTGTGCCTCACCGTGCACGCCTTCCAGGAGGCGGTGCATTCGCAGTCGTACGGCTACGTGCTCGATTCCGTGGTGAATCCGGCCACGCGCGATCAGATCTACAACGAATGGCGAAATGACGATCACCTGCTCCGGCGAAATCAGTTCATCACTGACCTGTTTGAAGAGTTCATCGAGAACCCGACGGACCGAAATCTGATGAAGACCATCGTCGCGAACTACATCTTGGAGGGCGTATACTTCTACGCGGGGTTTGGCTTCTTCTTCGTGCTCGGGCGTCAGGGCAAGATGCTCGGCACGGTCTCTGAGATTAAGTTCATTCAGCGAGACGAGCTGACGCATCTCGCGATTTTCCGCAACCTGTATCACGAGATCATCCGCGAAAATCCGGGAATTGTCACACCCGACATGGAAGAAGAGTTCGTGGAGATGATGCGCACGGCGGTGCAGCACGAAATCGCGTGGGGACAGTACGTGACGCAGGGGAAGATCGTGGGGCTGACGGACGCGCTCATCGACGCGTACATCAAATATCTTGCGAATCTCCGGCTTCAGTCGCTGAACCTGCCCATCCTGTATCCGGAGATCAAAGAACATCCGATGCCTTGGATGGACAGCTTTGCAGCCATCAACTCACACAAGACCGATTTCTTCGAACAGCGCGTGACGAACTACACGAAAGCTGGCAATCTCAACTGGGACGATCTGTGA
- a CDS encoding APC family permease, protein MRGHDWSWLHPVIICVIIAAVAYAMFNFGSVKRLVVGKPMRTRDLRESRNLLVWWMALPVLSADLYSSVAYGPEAGMTELTGLGENAKWLILPITAMTVLLLIILITSYIMGVIAYPNGGGAYAISKDNFQRAWVPLLAASALMVDYVLTVAVSVASGIQNLASSYPVLQGHETSLSLLCVLIILLVNLRGISESSKVFAYPTYVFMACMLLMIGVGFWDELRHGFVQPHTPPFGVVPQGLTLMLLLKAFSSACSALTGVETISNAVPIFREGKNGAIKAYIALGLVTGVTLLGFAYHLYVKGISVNPNNTMLSQLAEGYFGHGFMYQFIMWSTLVVLILAANSTFTGFPQVAALLATDGYLPRALRLRGDRLGYSNGMIVLAALASLLIEIFHAQTNNLIPLYAIGVFVAFTVAQLGLIKRWARVKGRLWRLKAGINAFGAFITALVSVIFAVTKFTSGAWIVLVVIPLMIYLAMKVHRHYQDVADELRIDLKVDRPQQHRIVSVVLVSGIHRVVLDTISFAMSSTPNVLALYIGFDDESIEKMEEKWEAWGNPCRLVTVKSEYRSLLQPLSKFIRRLETYEGGKPDHIQLFIAQFVPKKWWHNLLHNQTSLLIRAWMLRHKDVVVTTVPYHLKK, encoded by the coding sequence ATGCGTGGACATGACTGGTCCTGGTTGCATCCTGTCATCATCTGTGTGATTATCGCTGCGGTCGCCTATGCCATGTTTAACTTCGGCAGCGTGAAGCGGCTCGTGGTCGGCAAGCCGATGCGGACGCGCGATCTCCGCGAATCTCGCAACCTGCTCGTTTGGTGGATGGCGCTGCCGGTGCTCTCTGCGGACCTGTACTCGTCGGTCGCGTACGGGCCGGAGGCAGGCATGACGGAACTCACTGGCCTGGGGGAGAACGCGAAGTGGCTGATTCTCCCGATCACGGCCATGACCGTTCTCTTGCTGATCATTCTGATCACGTCCTACATCATGGGCGTGATCGCGTACCCGAACGGCGGCGGGGCGTACGCCATCAGCAAGGACAATTTTCAGCGCGCGTGGGTTCCGCTGCTTGCGGCGAGCGCTTTGATGGTCGACTACGTGCTGACCGTCGCGGTGTCCGTCGCCTCGGGCATTCAGAACCTGGCGTCGTCGTATCCCGTTTTGCAAGGGCACGAGACGTCGCTCTCGCTCTTGTGCGTGCTCATCATCCTGCTCGTCAACCTGCGCGGCATTTCGGAGTCGTCCAAGGTGTTCGCGTATCCGACGTACGTGTTCATGGCGTGCATGTTGCTCATGATCGGCGTCGGCTTCTGGGATGAGCTCCGCCACGGTTTCGTGCAGCCGCATACGCCGCCTTTCGGCGTGGTGCCGCAGGGACTGACCTTGATGCTGCTCCTCAAGGCGTTCAGTTCGGCGTGCTCGGCCCTGACCGGCGTCGAGACGATTTCGAACGCCGTGCCCATCTTCCGCGAGGGCAAGAACGGCGCCATCAAGGCCTATATCGCCCTCGGCCTCGTGACGGGCGTCACGCTGCTCGGTTTCGCGTATCACCTGTACGTGAAGGGGATCAGCGTCAACCCCAATAACACGATGTTGTCTCAGTTGGCCGAAGGCTATTTTGGCCACGGCTTCATGTACCAGTTCATCATGTGGAGCACGCTCGTCGTGCTCATCCTGGCCGCCAACTCGACCTTCACCGGGTTTCCGCAGGTGGCCGCCCTGCTCGCGACGGACGGGTATTTGCCCAGAGCGCTTCGGCTGCGCGGGGACAGGCTCGGCTACTCGAACGGCATGATCGTGCTTGCGGCCCTGGCGTCGCTGTTGATCGAGATCTTCCACGCGCAGACGAACAACCTGATACCGCTGTATGCCATCGGCGTGTTCGTGGCGTTCACGGTGGCCCAACTCGGCCTCATCAAGCGGTGGGCGCGGGTGAAGGGGCGGTTGTGGCGCCTGAAGGCGGGCATCAACGCGTTTGGCGCGTTCATCACGGCGCTCGTGTCGGTCATCTTCGCGGTCACCAAGTTCACGAGCGGCGCTTGGATCGTCCTGGTCGTCATTCCGCTCATGATTTATCTGGCCATGAAGGTGCACAGGCATTATCAGGACGTCGCGGACGAGCTCCGCATCGACCTAAAAGTGGACCGCCCTCAGCAACACCGCATCGTCTCGGTGGTTCTGGTCTCGGGCATTCACCGCGTGGTGCTCGATACGATTTCGTTTGCCATGAGTTCGACGCCGAACGTGTTGGCGCTCTACATCGGTTTCGACGACGAGTCGATCGAAAAGATGGAGGAGAAGTGGGAAGCATGGGGCAATCCATGCCGGCTGGTGACGGTGAAGAGCGAGTACCGATCCCTGCTGCAGCCGTTGTCCAAGTTCATTCGGCGGCTCGAGACGTACGAAGGCGGCAAACCCGATCATATTCAGCTGTTCATCGCACAATTCGTGCCGAAAAAGTGGTGGCACAATCTACTGCACAACCAGACGTCTCTGCTGATTCGCGCCTGGATGTTGCGGCACAAGGATGTCGTCGTGACGACTGTGCCCTATCACCTGAAGAAGTGA
- a CDS encoding FUSC family protein produces the protein MIRRRTWRSLHSVIERDRTSLRVLPGLRNGVGILIPLAWGLNSGHLLSGIGVAVGALVAGFAGNAGTARRRLRTMLFATAWMSVTTFIGALAGHRAWLIVFVAALSGWLSGMMLGVSQPSGQVGLLATNALILISTSPQSVSGALYRTCLVACGGLLQTALMLAVDLVSPQSAEAQSVSKVYRKLGAYAASPSRQADLELAASLVEASDLLRDSYMPKRHRFRLYRLLDGAEQIRMYVVALAEIARGRAYAQELGDAVFAGDILRQCAPIFSALGDHVWLIAQGDKRAQPLMYILERASAELSAIAQSAQGVERKEETAAHVEAVARSLMALRDDLVQPGVHALPPEALESTASKIKQAWQALQSHLTWDSAIFRHALRVAIAVGIGETLAVALPWSHAYWVPLTANIILRPDFTSTFTRGIARVLGTMGGILLATLLLVAVPDRTGMFASACIVVFGSLMYMWVTYNYALFSCALTALMVVLLSLFERQAPIPTMADRMLATLVGSALAILIYLMWPTWQHQQVNRALAQAVERERDYFRGVLGVFAEGGKGSPRRLARERQAVRVSRTNAAAAVRQVLAEPVAPPLHAHIMVAILVGMHRFSDTLLSLEAYTWEGRAERPLTKEEQEIALWIDRALSSLADELRRGTGEIVIDPSGELWHQGSVRRHVEAMEVNWRTLDVIARTVVRLYHVIQTLARLTHEIDASPPQKAPPS, from the coding sequence TTGATTCGCAGGCGGACGTGGCGATCGCTGCACAGCGTGATCGAGCGAGACCGCACGTCTCTGCGCGTGCTCCCAGGCCTGCGCAACGGCGTCGGGATCCTCATTCCGCTCGCGTGGGGTCTGAATTCGGGCCATTTGCTGTCGGGTATCGGCGTCGCCGTCGGCGCGCTGGTCGCCGGATTCGCGGGCAATGCGGGAACCGCGCGTCGCCGCCTGCGCACGATGCTGTTTGCCACCGCGTGGATGAGCGTCACCACGTTCATCGGCGCCTTGGCGGGCCACCGCGCGTGGCTCATCGTGTTCGTGGCCGCGCTGAGCGGCTGGCTGTCAGGCATGATGCTCGGCGTGAGCCAACCGAGCGGACAGGTGGGGCTCCTCGCCACGAACGCCCTGATTCTCATCTCCACAAGCCCGCAGTCGGTATCCGGCGCGCTGTACCGCACGTGCCTCGTCGCATGCGGTGGTTTGCTTCAAACGGCCCTCATGTTGGCGGTCGATCTCGTCAGCCCTCAAAGCGCCGAGGCCCAGTCTGTCTCGAAAGTGTATCGGAAGCTCGGCGCGTACGCCGCGTCCCCCTCGCGCCAGGCGGATCTCGAGTTGGCCGCGTCGCTCGTCGAAGCGAGCGATCTGCTTCGAGACTCGTACATGCCGAAGCGACACCGTTTCCGCCTCTACCGACTGCTCGATGGCGCGGAACAAATTCGCATGTACGTGGTGGCGCTCGCCGAAATCGCCCGCGGCAGGGCCTACGCCCAGGAACTCGGGGACGCGGTCTTCGCCGGAGACATCCTTCGCCAGTGCGCGCCCATTTTCTCCGCGCTGGGCGACCACGTGTGGCTCATCGCGCAGGGAGACAAGCGGGCTCAACCTCTCATGTACATCCTCGAGCGCGCTTCGGCGGAACTCTCCGCCATCGCTCAGTCGGCGCAGGGCGTCGAGCGCAAGGAGGAGACGGCGGCGCACGTCGAGGCCGTGGCGCGTTCCCTGATGGCCCTCAGGGACGATCTCGTCCAACCGGGCGTGCACGCCTTGCCGCCGGAGGCGCTCGAGTCAACCGCTTCGAAGATCAAGCAGGCCTGGCAGGCACTTCAAAGCCACCTAACGTGGGACTCTGCCATCTTCCGCCACGCGTTGCGCGTCGCCATCGCCGTCGGCATCGGCGAAACGCTCGCGGTCGCATTGCCCTGGTCGCACGCGTACTGGGTGCCGCTCACGGCCAACATCATTCTTCGTCCGGACTTCACGAGCACGTTCACGCGCGGGATCGCCCGCGTGCTTGGGACGATGGGGGGCATTCTGCTCGCGACGCTGCTGCTCGTGGCCGTGCCGGATCGCACAGGGATGTTTGCGAGCGCGTGCATCGTGGTCTTCGGATCGCTCATGTACATGTGGGTGACGTACAATTACGCGCTCTTCAGCTGTGCGCTGACCGCGCTGATGGTCGTTTTGCTCTCCCTTTTCGAGCGACAGGCGCCGATTCCCACCATGGCGGATCGGATGCTGGCGACGCTGGTCGGCAGCGCGCTCGCCATCCTCATCTACTTGATGTGGCCGACCTGGCAGCATCAGCAGGTGAACCGCGCGCTCGCGCAGGCTGTGGAGCGAGAACGAGACTATTTTCGTGGCGTCTTGGGCGTGTTCGCAGAGGGCGGCAAAGGATCGCCGCGCAGACTCGCGCGCGAGCGCCAGGCGGTGCGCGTATCGAGGACGAACGCAGCGGCCGCCGTTCGCCAGGTGCTCGCGGAACCCGTCGCGCCACCGCTGCACGCGCACATCATGGTGGCCATCTTGGTGGGCATGCACCGTTTTTCGGACACCTTGCTGTCGCTCGAGGCCTACACGTGGGAAGGCAGGGCCGAACGACCGTTGACGAAGGAGGAACAGGAGATCGCGCTGTGGATCGATCGCGCCCTGTCCTCGCTGGCGGACGAGTTGAGAAGAGGGACGGGTGAGATTGTCATCGATCCGTCGGGTGAACTGTGGCACCAAGGGAGCGTCCGCCGTCATGTCGAGGCGATGGAGGTCAACTGGCGCACGTTGGACGTGATCGCGCGGACGGTGGTACGACTCTACCACGTGATCCAAACGTTGGCTCGTCTGACGCATGAGATCGATGCCAGTCCACCACAGAAGGCCCCGCCATCCTAG
- a CDS encoding phosphodiester glycosidase family protein: MDRRPHRTARVHESEAKEKPKRRRGWLGVIVATALYAFVSSSLLVFHGPFPALRTYVIDTLDETRHGYLLRPLSLYTLPESVIADHALSGSLVSDTLPISDIVSRDFNNADNSIHLYTYHGSTFTAYILVVDNPKRVRVAVTKYIGERGETVPQLVQDAGAVAGINGGAFADSNQQGTGALPLGITMVDGRVITGADSTAKYPEIGFTSGGQMIAGDYSLADLEKLHVTQALSFGPVLVLNGQPVQVPDQGLNPRTAIGQTADGKVIMVVTDGRGQFGHLGASMADITAIMLQYHAVIAADLDGGSSTTMVYNGRMVNTPVDLTGARSVATAFVVMPN, from the coding sequence TTGGATCGGAGACCTCATCGGACCGCCCGCGTTCACGAATCGGAGGCCAAGGAGAAGCCCAAGCGGCGCCGTGGATGGTTGGGCGTGATTGTCGCCACAGCGCTGTACGCCTTCGTGTCGTCGTCGCTCTTGGTCTTTCATGGGCCCTTTCCTGCGCTTCGCACGTACGTGATCGACACACTGGACGAAACGCGGCACGGTTATTTGCTTCGCCCGCTGTCGCTCTACACGCTTCCCGAGTCGGTCATCGCGGATCACGCCTTGAGCGGCAGCCTTGTATCGGACACGCTGCCCATCTCGGACATCGTGAGCCGCGACTTCAACAACGCGGATAACTCCATTCATCTGTATACCTATCACGGCAGCACGTTCACGGCGTACATCCTCGTGGTGGACAACCCGAAGCGCGTGCGGGTCGCGGTGACGAAGTACATCGGCGAGCGGGGTGAGACGGTTCCGCAGCTTGTGCAGGACGCGGGCGCCGTGGCCGGCATCAACGGCGGAGCGTTCGCGGACAGCAATCAGCAGGGTACCGGCGCGCTGCCGCTCGGCATCACGATGGTCGACGGGCGCGTGATCACGGGGGCGGACAGCACTGCTAAGTATCCAGAAATCGGATTTACGAGCGGCGGCCAGATGATCGCTGGGGATTACTCTCTGGCCGATCTCGAGAAGCTGCACGTCACGCAGGCCCTCAGCTTCGGACCCGTGCTCGTGCTGAACGGGCAGCCTGTGCAGGTCCCGGATCAGGGACTCAACCCGCGCACCGCCATCGGACAGACGGCCGACGGGAAGGTGATCATGGTGGTGACGGACGGGCGAGGACAGTTTGGTCATCTTGGCGCTTCGATGGCCGACATCACGGCCATCATGCTCCAATACCACGCCGTGATCGCCGCGGATTTGGACGGCGGTTCGTCCACGACCATGGTGTACAACGGCCGGATGGTCAACACGCCGGTGGACCTCACGGGCGCGCGCAGCGTAGCGACCGCGTTCGTCGTCATGCCGAACTGA
- a CDS encoding DMT family transporter: MQRSRAAGVWAARGLLVFVTLVWGATFTLTKQALAVLPVHAFLTLRFAAAAIATLGLAILSRRRSSAWNDARTWAVGVLAGIPLGASFLLQTEGLRTITPGLSGFLTGLNVVMVPILASAMTKRRPGARTWWGVALACTGLLLMCAGTPLAGRFPGVAETILCAMCIALQIVVVDRWAKGLDAFAVAAVEVWVTALLTWAAALFAGQWAPLADVRTWTQPVTWAAVLVNGLLGTAFALWAQNWAQERLSSAQTAITFALEPVFAAAIGWMVLGEAMTWPGILGGLLIVASMAVAPA; the protein is encoded by the coding sequence ATGCAGCGTTCCCGAGCCGCGGGCGTTTGGGCGGCCCGCGGACTGCTCGTCTTCGTCACGCTCGTTTGGGGCGCCACGTTCACGCTGACCAAACAGGCGCTCGCCGTCTTGCCGGTGCACGCATTTCTCACCCTCCGCTTTGCTGCGGCCGCGATCGCCACGCTGGGACTTGCGATCTTGTCCCGCCGCAGGTCTTCGGCATGGAACGATGCGCGCACGTGGGCCGTCGGGGTGCTGGCGGGCATCCCGCTCGGCGCGAGCTTTCTGCTCCAGACGGAGGGCCTTCGAACCATCACGCCTGGGCTCAGCGGATTTCTGACGGGGCTGAACGTCGTCATGGTTCCCATTCTGGCGAGCGCGATGACGAAGCGGCGGCCAGGCGCCCGCACCTGGTGGGGCGTGGCCCTGGCATGCACCGGACTTCTTTTGATGTGCGCCGGCACGCCGCTCGCCGGGCGATTCCCAGGCGTCGCGGAGACGATTCTATGCGCGATGTGCATTGCCCTGCAGATTGTCGTCGTGGATAGGTGGGCGAAAGGGCTCGACGCGTTCGCCGTCGCCGCGGTGGAAGTGTGGGTCACGGCGCTCTTGACGTGGGCCGCCGCCCTTTTCGCCGGACAATGGGCGCCGCTCGCGGACGTGCGCACCTGGACGCAGCCTGTCACGTGGGCGGCCGTGCTCGTCAACGGCCTTCTCGGCACAGCGTTTGCGCTTTGGGCGCAGAATTGGGCTCAGGAGCGCCTGTCGTCCGCGCAGACGGCCATCACGTTCGCGCTTGAGCCCGTCTTCGCCGCGGCCATTGGGTGGATGGTGCTTGGCGAGGCCATGACGTGGCCCGGGATCCTCGGAGGACTTTTGATTGTCGCGAGTATGGCGGTGGCGCCGGCGTAA
- a CDS encoding pyruvate, water dikinase regulatory protein: MGDQLAMTESNVQDTRTIYICSDSLGDTAEAVVHAVIHQFDMRRVKIVRYAQVRTEDEIREVVEAAKQTGGFIAYTLVQPELREMMKMESIRLGVRVVDIMGPMMQAFIDTFHDHPKQKPGLLHVLNEDYFRRVDAIEFAVKADDGRDPRALLQADVVLIGVSRTSKTPVSIFLAHKGLRVANLPLVPEVRPPAELYQVPRSRIVGLTMGVEQMMRIRSQRLKHMGLPVLAQYADRKRIEEELLYAESIVRDLGCPLIDVTDRAIEETAQRILELVSKDREREGHRQP, translated from the coding sequence ATGGGGGACCAACTGGCGATGACCGAATCGAACGTTCAGGACACGCGCACCATCTACATCTGTTCCGATTCGCTGGGAGATACGGCCGAGGCCGTGGTTCACGCGGTCATCCATCAGTTTGACATGCGGCGCGTGAAGATCGTCCGGTACGCGCAGGTGCGCACGGAGGACGAGATCCGCGAAGTGGTGGAGGCGGCCAAGCAAACGGGCGGATTCATCGCGTACACGCTCGTGCAGCCAGAATTGCGCGAGATGATGAAGATGGAGAGCATCCGGCTGGGCGTGCGCGTTGTCGACATCATGGGCCCGATGATGCAGGCCTTCATCGATACGTTTCACGATCACCCGAAGCAAAAGCCGGGCCTTCTGCACGTCTTGAACGAGGATTACTTCCGGCGCGTGGACGCCATCGAGTTCGCGGTCAAAGCGGATGACGGGCGCGATCCCCGGGCGCTCTTGCAGGCCGACGTCGTCCTCATCGGCGTCTCACGCACTTCCAAGACCCCGGTGAGCATCTTCCTCGCCCACAAGGGCCTTCGCGTGGCCAACCTGCCGCTCGTGCCCGAGGTCAGGCCTCCCGCGGAGCTGTATCAGGTGCCGCGATCGCGCATTGTGGGCCTCACGATGGGCGTCGAACAGATGATGCGGATCCGCAGCCAGCGCCTCAAGCACATGGGGCTGCCCGTGCTCGCGCAGTACGCGGATCGAAAGCGGATTGAGGAAGAGTTGCTGTACGCCGAATCGATTGTGCGCGATCTCGGCTGTCCACTCATCGACGTCACGGACCGGGCCATCGAGGAAACGGCGCAGCGGATTCTGGAACTCGTGTCGAAGGATCGGGAGAGAGAGGGGCACAGGCAGCCGTAG